A stretch of Flavobacterium sp. N2270 DNA encodes these proteins:
- a CDS encoding autorepressor SdpR family transcription factor, with protein sequence MNTIFKALNDETRREILELLRKKEMTAGDIADKFNISKPSISHHLDILKQADLVTSEKQGQFVIYSLNTTIVDDILKWLITLKK encoded by the coding sequence ATGAATACTATCTTCAAAGCCCTTAATGATGAAACAAGAAGAGAAATCTTGGAATTGCTGCGAAAGAAAGAAATGACAGCTGGTGATATTGCAGATAAATTTAATATTTCAAAACCAAGTATTTCTCATCATTTAGACATTTTAAAACAGGCCGATTTAGTAACAAGCGAAAAACAAGGGCAATTTGTAATTTATTCACTAAACACGACAATAGTAGACGATATCTTAAAATGGTTAATAACACTTAAAAAATAA